The nucleotide sequence TCTAAACAATTTGACCGAATAGTATAGAAACCAAAGTCCCAGCAACAAAATGATCGCTGCACTCCATATCGTCATATATAAAGAACCGGTCACACCAAAGGCTGGTATCAACGATACCGCGATGGTCCAGATGGTATACAAAATAATTTGTATCGCCGTTCCACGGTCTGCACCGCCAGTAGGCAACATCTTGAAACCACCTGCTTTGTAGTCGCTCTCAAGCATCCATCCTATCGCCCAGAAGTGCGGAAATTGCCAGAAAAACTGCAACATAAACAAGGTTCCAGGCTCTATGCCGAAGCTGCCGCTCGCAGCCACCCAACCCAGCATGTAGGGAATCGCACCAGGAAATGCACCCACAAAGACACAAAGCGGTGTTCTCGTCTTCAGCGGCGTGTAAACCGCAGCATAAAGAATGATGCTCAGCGCACCAAAAAATGCTGTAGGCCAATTGATCAAATACAATAAGTAAACACCCGTAAGCGCCATGGTCAACCCAAATATCCAGGCATGATTCACAGCAATACGACCCGTGGGAATAGGTCGGTTCATGGTGCGTTTCATGAGCGCATCTCGATCACGCTCAATGATTTGATTAAACACGTTTGAAGACCCCACTAGAAAGTAGCCACCTATACAAAGCAGGACAATCGTCAACCAGTCATAGGTCACGGCGCCTAAAAAGTATCCGGCAATGGAAGAAAACACCACGACTATAGACAAGCGTGGCTTTGTGATTTCCACATAGTTTGCCAGCATTCCGGGAGATTTCGCTATGGCTTGTGCCTCACTCAAAAGTGTCGTTTTTAAGGGTTTGCAAAGATACCCTACAACCACTTTGTAGCAAAGCAATTAACAGCCTTTCAAAGGTCTTGTTAAAAGATGTTTTCGCTTTCGCGAAAGCGAGGAATGAACAAGCTTATTTGCAAGTGACAAGAATGACGTTTTGAAATCGCTCCTTCTCGACTGCCGCTCGAAGCGGCTTACAGAGTGTGAAACTAATGCCTGTAAATTATATCGAACGTCAACATTGCAATGATCATGAAACCAGTGTCGAGCGATAGCGTTGCGGTGAGCTTGTCGAAGTGTCAAGACATGGTTCATGCACAATCCCAGTCACCACCTGTCATCCTGAACTCGTTCTCAGGATCTTTTAGGTTATAGTTCCCATGACGTTTTACACCCAAGATCCACAAGACGCTGAAATAAATTCAGCGTGACAGTTCGTTAATTGACTCTGAGATGCTTTCAAACGGTGAGACAACAATGCTCCTGAACCAGTTTCGAGCGATGGCGTTGCGGTGAGCTTGTCGAAGTGTCGAGACATGGTTCTTGCACAATCTTCATAACAAGAAAATCGCTCCTTCTCGACTCTCGCTCGAAGCGGCTTACATTGTGCGAAACTACAATAGTCTTAAACCATTGTCGAGCGATAGCGTTGCGGTGAGCTTGTCGAAGTGTCGAGACATGGTTTTAGTCCTATGTATTATCCCACCACAAAATTCACAATCTTACCGGGAACAATGATGGTCTTGCGTACCACTTTTCCTTCCAGCTGCTCTTGGACTTTTTCGTTTTCCAATACCATTTTTTCTAGATCGTCTTTAGAAATGTCAACCGGTAGGTCCAGTGTGAATTTCATCTTGCCGTTAAACGAAATAGGATAGGTCTTGCTGCTCTCGACCAAATATTTCTCCTCAAAAACCGGGAACGGCGCCTCGCTGATGGATTCGTTGTGTCCCAACAATGACCATAATTCCTCGGCAATGTGTGGTGCGTACGGTGATACCAGAATCGCCAGTGGTTCCAGCACCTCGCGGTGGTTGCATTTTTGAGCGGTCAATTCGTTCACTGCAATCATAAAGCTACTCACGCTGGTGTTGAATGAGAAGTTCTCAATATCCTCACGGGTTTTCTTGATGGTCTTATGCAGGGTTTTCATGCTGTCTGGCGAGGCTTTCTCGTCAGAAACATTGAATCCATTCTCGTCATGATAGAGTTTCCACAGTTTTTTCATAAAGCCGTAAACGCCAGTAATTCCTGCGGTGTTCCATGGTTTGGCCTGCTCTAGCGGACCTAAAAACATCTCGTACAAACGCAAAGTATCTGCGCCATATTGATCACAGATGTCGTCCGGATTAACGACGTTGTATTTAGACTTGGACATTTTTTCAACCTCACGATTAACTTGCCACTTAGACTCTTTAAATAAAGGTTGGAGCTTACCGTCAACGTAATCCAAAAACGTAGCCTCACGATATCCTTTATTAGAATAGTAATCTCTAAAATTATTTATATCCATCCTATTTTCTTGAACTAAGGAAATGTCTATTCTAATTTTTGATATCGTAAATTCAGGTTGTTTAGGTAAGTGCTGGGCGTTTTCTGAAATATGATACTTTAGAATTTCATCAATATTACCATTGTCTTTGAGATCATCGGCTGATTGTTCTTTTTCCCACAATGAAAACACGTAATCGCTTATAAATATGGCACTCTTCATACCGATAAGATACTGCTGATTATCGCTTACATAATAAGGATTCAAACGGTAAATGAAGGCGCCTTCCCCAAGTATCATTCCTTGATTGATCATCTTTTGGAACGGCTCGTTGACGGTGACTTTGCCCAAATCGTGCAGCAACTTCACCCAAAACCTACTATATAATAAGTGGCCCGTAGCGTGCTCGCTACCGCCTATGTATAGATCGACGTTTTGCCAGTATTCCTGCGCTTCTTTAGAGAACATTTCGTTCTCGTTGTTGGCATCCATGTATCTAAACATGTACCAAGAACTTCCTGCCCAACCTGGCATGGTGTTCAACTCTAATGGATACACACAATCGCGATTATCATCATTGGAAACCACTTTGTTTTCTTTGGTACACCAGCTCCATGTGGTCGCACGACCTAGTGGCGGTGCGCCATCTTCAGTAGGTAGGTATTCGTCAACTTCTGGCAATTCCAGTGGCAGATGCTTGCGATCGATCATTTGTGGTAAACCGTCCTTATAATATACTGGGAACGGCTCGCCCCAATAACGTTGTCTGGAGAACACCGCATCTCGCAAACGGTAATTGGTTTTGCCTTTTCCAGCACCTACTTCTTCCAATTTGTCGATAGCAGCTGCCATCGCACCAGAGGCGTAACTCATCCCGTTGAGGAAATCGCTATTGGTGAGTTTTGTGTCGTCCTTAGCCGCATAGGCTTCCTCACTTACATCTACCTCTTTGAAAATGTTTTTGATTTCAGGCATCCCTTTTTGACCCGCAAAGAAATTGGCAAACGCATGATCGCGCTCATCGCCGCATGGTACGGCCATCACGGCGCCTGTTCCATAACCCGCCAAAACATAATCACCTATCCACACAGGAATTTTTTCACCACTTAAAGGATGCGTGGCATAAGCACCCGTAAACACACCAGAAATCGTCTTCACATCTGCCATGCGCTCGCGCTCTGATCGCGCTGCGGTGGCTTTTTTGTAGGCCTCGACCGCTTCTTTTTGTTCTGGTGTTGTGATGATGTCGACCAGCTCATGTTCTGGTGCCAGCGTCATAAACGTGACTCCATAGATAGTATCTGGACGTGTCGTAAAGACATCAATTTTAGCCCCATTGCCTGCGGCATTTCCCCCAAGGGGAAAGTTCCCTTCAAGTTTGAAAGAAACCATGGAACCAATAGATTTTCCAATCCAGTTGCGTTGGATTTCTTTGATGGATTCACTCCAGTCGAGGTCTTCTAGGTCGTTCAGTAATCGCTCTGCAAACGCGCTGATTCTCATCATCCACTGGCGCATTTTCTTGCGCACCACAGGATGGCCGCCACGCTCGCTCACACCGTTGACGATTTCATCATTGGCCAGTACCGTTCCCAGCGCTGGACACCAGTTCACTTCGGTATCAGCCAGGAATGTCAGACGATAATCCAGTAGGATTTTCTGTTGTTCCTGATCGGTGTACGAGTTCCAATCTGCTGCTGTGAATTGTTTCAGATCTTCATCTGTTGCAGCGTTGATGGAGGTTGTTCCGCTTTCGCGAAAGCGAGCTACCAATTCTTCTATAGGACGTGCTTTATTTGCGTCGTTATCGTACCAGCTCTCAAACAACAGGATAAAAATCTCTTGCGTGTATTTGTAATAGCTGGGATCGCTGGTCTTGACCTCGCGCGACCAGTCAAAACTAAAACCGATGCGGTCCATCTGCTCGCGGTATCTCGCAATGTTTTCCTTAGTCGTGATGGCTGGATGCTGTCCGGTCTGTATCGCGTACTGTTCTGCCGGCAAGCCAAAGCTGTCATAACCCATAGGATGCAGGACATTGAAGCCTGTGTGGCGCTTGTATCTGGAGACGATGTCACTCGCAATGTAACCCAATGGATGACCCACGTGCAGTCCAGCGCCACTGGGATATGGGAACATATCCAGCGCATAGAATTTAGGCTTGTCAGAGTGGTTTTGAGCGTGGAACGTGCCGTTTTGAGCCCAATAGTTTTGCCATTTCTTCTCAATTTCCTTGTGGTCGTACAGTAGCATGCGAGTGGTTTTGTAAAGCGCAAAAATAATCCCTTTGCAACAAGTAGGAAACTTATAGCGTTGTAAACCCAGACAGTTCGGGAACTTTGTTATTTTTGTTCTCTTAATTCATTGCAACAGCGATTTATGGCATCCTCTTCTTCCTATCAAAAACGCCGCTTGTTCAGCTCCTATTTTTGGGTCGTGATCAGTGTTTTCTTGGTACTTTTTATGTTGGGCCTGCAAGGCTTTTTCTTGCTGAATAGCCAGAAGTTGGCAGATTACTTCCGTGAGCAGGTGCCCATGTCCATTTATTTTAAGGATAGCGCCAAGGATGTAGAGATGCAACAACTGGAGAAATCCCTGCAAATGGCCGACTATACTAAAAGTGCGGTTTTTGTAAGTAGTGAAGAAGGCGCCAAACAAACCATGGAAGATCTGGGCGAGGATTTTGTGGCAAAACTGGATGGTTTTAACCCTATTCCCAATTCCATCGACGTGCGTTTGAACGCTAGTTTTGTGGACGATAGCCAGATCCAGCAAATCGCTGATGATCTTGCCGCTAAGGATTTTGTGCAGGAAGTGAGTTATGATAAGCCGCTGGTTTCTTTGCTTAACGAGAACGTCAAGCGCATCTCGTTCTGGATGTTGATCGTAAGCGGTGTCTTTATATTTATCGCATTTTTATTGATCAACAGTTCCATCAGGCTATCGATTTATGCCAAGCGTTTCACCATCAAAACCATGCAAATGGTAGGTGCGACCAAAGGTTTTATACGCAAACCCTTTATCCTGACCAGCATCAAATTGGGCATTATAGGTGCCTTGCTGGCACTGGTAGCGCTGGGCGCCGTGGTCTACTGGATGGATGGTTATGTGCCAGAACTGGAAATTTTACAGAACTATAAAATGCTGGCGATTTTGTTTGTGGGCGTTTTGGTTTTTGGTGTGTTGATCAGTTTGATCAGTACCTTTTTTGCAACGACCAGGTATTTGAATTTGAGAACGGATCAGTTGTATTATTAAAGGAGTATAGATCGCTACGCTGCTAGAATATAGAGCATAGACCTATTATTGAAGTCTGATATGGGTATATCGCTTTCCTGTCTGCCGACAGGCAGGCGCGAAAGCGAAATTTTAAAAAGCATTATGAGTAAAAAAGTCAAAAAGAACGAACCCGTCCAAAGCAACGAGCCTGATTATGTCAAGCCGGTTTTTGGATTTGTGTTTAAGAAGAAAAACTACACGTGGATGATCATAGGTCTTGCCGTAATCGCGCTAGGATTTATTCTCATGATAGGTGGTGGCAGTGATGATCCTGCTGTTTTCAATCCAGATATCTTTCACTGGCGACGTATACGACTGGCGCCAGCGCTAGTGATTATTGGGTTTGGGATACAAGTTTATGCGATCCTTTTAGATCCTGACAAATAATGGAGGCTATTGATGCGATGATCCTAGGAGTCATTCAAGGATTAACGGAATTCCTACCGGTTTCTTCCAGCGGTCATTTAGAATTAGGCAAAGCCATTCTAGGCGATAACTCGGTTCCTGAAGAAAGTTTGATGTTTACGGTGGTGCTCCACTTTGCGACGGCATTGAGTACGATTGTGGTTTTTAGAAAAGACATTTTAGAATTGCTGAAAGGTGTTTTCTCCTTTCAGTGGAATGAGGAAACCCAGTTTGCCGCAAAAATCGTGTTGTCGATGATCCCAGCAGTGTTTGTCGGGTTGATGTTTGAAGAAGAGTTGGAGTCGCTTTTTGGCGGTAACGTGTTGCTCGTGGGCTTTATGCTGATCGTAACAGGTTTGTTACTATTTCTCGCTGGCCGAGCAAAAAACACGGGCAAAGCTGTGACCTGGAAAGATGCTGTTATTATAGGTGTGGCTCAAGCGATTGCTATTTTGCCAGGCGTTTCACGTAGTGGCGCCACTATTTCTACATCGGTATTATTAGGAAACGATCGTACCAAAGCAGCTCGATTTTCATTTTTGATGGTGGTGCCGTTGATCTTGGGTAAAATCGCCAAAGACGTGATGAGCGGCGACCTCAATTATGAAAGCAGCGCCAGCTTGCCGTTGCTTTTTGGCTTTATTGCGGCGTTTATCACTGGTTTGATCGCGTGTACCTGGATGATCTCTTTAGTCAAGAAAGCTAAGTTGCACTACTTCTCCTATTATTGTTTTGCAGTAGGTATTATAGCCATCATCGCCGGAAGCCTAGCTGCCTAACCGCAGCCCAACTATTCATTAGAAATTTAAAGTATTGAGTTCCCAAGTTCTTGATAATTCCTATCTCACCGGTAAAGTCCTGCTATTTGACAAGCCTTTAAACTGGACGTCGTTTCAAGTGGTCAACAAAGTGCGCTGGATGATCAAACAGCGCTACGGATTGAAGAAAATCAAGGTCGGTCACGCTGGAACCTTGGATCCACTAGCGACTGGTTTGCTCATTATATGCACAGGAAAGGAAACCAAAAATATCACCACCTATCAAGCTCAAGAAAAAGAGTATACGGGAACCATAACTTTAGGAGCTACCACACCTAGTTATGATCTGGAAACCGAGATTGATCAAACCTTTTCTACCGACCACTTAACAGAAGATCTACTCCAGCAAACCACCGAACAATTCACTGGTGATATCCAGCAACGACCGCCCATTTTTAGTGCTATAAAACAAGAAGGAAAGAGATTGTACGAGCTGGCTCGAGAAGGAAAAACAACCGAGATTCCAACTCGTGCGGTTCATGTTTCTGCGTTTGAACTCACTAAAATAGAACTACCCGAAGTAGATTTTAGAATCGCCTGTAGTAAAGGAACCTACATTAGGTCACTGGCAAATGATTATGGTGCGGCCTTAAATAATGGAGGTCACTTGAGCGCGTTGCGCCGGACCAAAATTGGTAACTACAACGTGCAGGATGCGATGGGTCTTGAAGAGTTTGAGAAATTACTTTCTTTTTAGAACAGCATTACAAAATATTCTATCTTACGCTTCTCTAATTCAGGAGCTATGAAATTAAAATTGATCTATGCACTAGCTTTATGCATCAGCGTATCTGCATGCAAGACGCAACAGGATAGCGACACGATAGCACAAACTCCAGAGCTGGAAGAAATGAGTCGTTTTGCCGAGGCTAAAATAGGTGTTGGCGACGCTTCGACTTTTCAGCTGGCGGTAACGGAATCATCTCTTTTAAATGCCGCAACTAAATTTATTATGGAGAGTAATGACGGCAATTTAGTTTCCTATACCTACAAGATAGAAAACATTGACGGGAATAGGTTTTTGAGATTGTACAGAGAAGATGGAAAGATTACTACCATAGCAATTGATTATAATTCTGAAAAAGCAGCCTATTATACGGGCAACACTATATGCACCTCAAGTTCCAGTTCAAAGGGTTGCATACCAGACGGTAAAGCCTGCTCCAAAATTGAGAATACAGATGCAACTGGCCAGTGCACTAGAACTTCCATTGCATTTTATGACGACGATCTATCCAAAGAAGGATAAATTAACTCGTCAACTTTCGTAATTCCTCCATCTGTTGTTGAAGGGCATTCATTTTGCTCGATATATCATTAGCAATTTCAGGCAGTCGACGGTAAAAGACATAACGTGCGCGCCATACTTGCTTGACTTGTGATAATTCCAGCGTCATGTCTTCAATCTTATTGTGGTCAGCCCTTAAGGTCAACTTCTTGCCGGTAAGGTACATTCTACGCAAAATAAATTGATCTGCTGTCACGACCAGGACCATGGTGCCAGCATTAAGTTTAGAAACGACATTAGAAGGAACAAACTCGGCAATCACAATATCTTTAGGGAACAAGCCCTCGTCGCGGCTTGTCATTTCCAGACTGTCAACGGTGTAAGCTATAAACCGTTTATCTAGATTAATGGGTAATTGGAGCTGCGGCATGTCCTGCATAAATTGCTCATTCAGGCTGTATTCTAGGTAATCGCCAGCATTATTAGGCGTGATGCAGGGCACACTAGCAAACTTCTCACGCTCCAGCTCTTCGGGTGAAACGGTAAGTTGATCATTAAATCGTAATAATTGGTTCACCGTTAATTCGGCAGTTAACATGTCGTCTATTGAAATGCTAAAATAATTAGCAATTGTAATAATAGTCTCAATCTTTGGTTCACTACGACCTTCTTCATAAGCGCCTAAAGTACCGCGTTTTAAGTCAAACATATCGGCAAATGCCTGTTGAGACAAACCCTTAACACCACGTATCTTTTTTATGTTTTTACCAAAAAACGACATTATTTTGCTAATTTTATTTGCAATTAAAACTTTTTGTATATATTTACACTAACAATATTAGCAATATATATTGGATGTTGCTAATTATTTGAACATTAATGTGCAGATTTGACTGTTACCGATCAACAAACTAGAACGATGCAATAGGCCAGTGCATAGTTCGCTTTCGCGAAAGCGAAATAGTAAAAGTTTAAAAATCTATCCAACTTAAAACTACATCTATGACCACACTTATTCTACTTTACCTTCAAGAATGCCTTACGGTTTTCCTGTGATCTCGCAAGAGCTTTTCGTAATATTAAACCAGTAATAAAAATGCCTATGGACAACTATTTTAATACAATTAAGGATTTCTTACAGGAACTTAATTTTGAGATTACCAGAGAAAACCGGACTGACGGCATTCTTGTCATTGAAAAAGAAAGTGTAGGCGTCAAGAACCTTATTCTAGGTATCGCGCCACCTATCCTAATTATGGAGCAGTACATTTTCAAGATCAACAATAAAAACGAAGAGGTATTTAAAAGCCTGCTTCAAAAAAACAGAGACATCATTCACGGCGCTTTTGTCCTGGACGAGAGTGGAACTAAAGTCATCTTTAGAGACACCCTACAAATAGAAAACATCGACCTGAATGAGCTTGAAGGCACCCTTAACTCGTTAAGCTTGCTCTTAAGTGAGTACTCTGACCAGATTATTAAATTTTCAAAATACTAAAAACGAACATCATGAACATATTCAAACGACTTTTCAAAATAGGACAGGCAGAAGCAAACGCAGCAGTCAACAACATGGAAGATCCCATCAAAATGACCGAACAAGGAATTCTTGACATGAAAGAGGACCTCAACAAAAGTGTCGAGGCAATGGCACAAGTCAAGGCACTCGCCATACGCTCTAAAAATGACAAGGAAGAGCATGCTGCTACCGCAAAGGATTATGAACAAAAAGCGATTATCATCCTTAAAAAAGCCCATAGTGGCGAGATGGATAGTGCAGAGGCAGATCGCCTTGCAAAAGAAGCACTGGCCAAAAAAGAGGCAGCACAGCTTAATGTGGAACGCGCCCAGAAAGAAAGTGAGAAATTTGAAAACAACGTGGCTCAATTAAAATCGACCATTGACACGATCAAGTCAAACATCACCAACTGGGAAAATGAATTAAAAACATTGAAGGCTCGTGTCAAAGTGAGCGATGCTACAAAAAACGTCAACAAGCAAATGGCAGAACTGGACAGCACTGGCACGGTAAGCATGCTGGAACGCATGAAGGAAAAGGTAGCACAAGACGAAGCGCTTGCCGAAGCCTACAGCGAGATGGCTGGCTCTAAAACAAGTGTAGATGATGAAATCGATGCTGCGGCAGATACAAAACAAGCCAAAGTAGAAGATGATCTTGCCAAGTTGAAAGAGCAACTAGGCATTAAAAAGGATGAGGCGTAGGTTTCTATTGCCAGCGCAAGTTGTCAGTCTAAGCCTGTCTAATAAGTGTCGTTACGCAACAACAAGCCTTTGTGCAGTCGCATTTCAACAAGCTTGTGCTGAGTTTATCGAAATGCTCAGAGTGACAGGAAAATTCTAACCATTAACAACCAACCATTGGAAAACTATTTCAACATACTATTTTCTGAAGTGAACATCACACTTACCGTGCTGCTGCTCATCCTCATTATCTATTGGATTTTTACCATGATTAGCGGTATTGATCTTGACCTGGATATAGACGTTGACATCGATGTAGATGCAGATCTGGACATGGATTTTGACAGCATTGAAGGTGGTAACCTTGATTTTGAAGATGTTGCCAATGCAGAGGTAGATCGCGAGCATGTCGTCAATAAGCGCACGCGCCAGCTCAAATGGTGGCAAATCATCTTGATTTACTTCAATTTTGTGGGTTTGCCGTTCATGTTCACCTTTACCTTTTGGATCTTCATATGGTGGCTCATGAGCGTTTTAACCACAGCCGTTACGGGAAGCTATGACAACATTTTTGGTTTCATCATCGTGCTGGTAGCTATCCTTCCAGCGCTATTTGTGACTAAAGTAGTGACCACGCCTTTTAAGGCCTTTTTCAAAAATCTTAATAAAGATGGAGACAAAGCAGTGGACTTTTTGGGCCGCAGCGCTATCTTGATGTCCTCTATTTCTGGAGACAAATTGGGCAATGCTGAAGTGCTTGCCGATGGAAACCCGATGAGTATTTATGTCAAGTCCCTGGATGGATCAGAATTACGCTTTCGCGAAAGCGTGCTCATCATCAAGCAATCAGACGATAAGAATTATTTTTTAGTGAGTAAAGCGTAATCCATCAAAATGTAAGTCTGAGCTTGTCGACGACATTTCACAATTAAAAAAATCAATTAATAATAACCACCGCAGAAATCCTTCTGCACAACCAAAAAACAACTATGGACGGAATTTTAGGAATTATTGTAACAGGACTGGGAATTCTCCTTTTCCTAGTCATCGTTTACTTCGCAATCATTGCGATGTTTTACAAAAAAGTACATCAAGGACAGGCGCTGGTGCGTACTGGTTTTGGAGGTACAAAAGTCGCTACAGACAAAGGATTGTATGTAGTGCCGGTTTTCCACCGTGTGGAGACCATGGATATTTCAGTTAAGAAAATTCAGATTGAGCGTATGGGCGTGGAAGGTTTGATATGTAAGGACAACATGCGAGCCGATATTAAAGTGGCCTTTTTTGTACGCGTCAACAATGAGGTAGAGTACATCAAGAAAGTGGCGCAAACCATAGGTGTGCAACGCGCTTCTCGCATTGAAACGCTAGAAGATCTTTTTGAAGCCAAGTTTTCTGAGGCACTAAAAACAGTTGGGAAAAAATTCCAGTTCATTGACCTTTATGAAGCACGTCGCGAGTTCCGTGATGAGATTGTAGACATCATTGGAACTGACCTGAATGGTTACACACTAGAAGACTGTGCCATTGACTTTTTAGAGCAAACCAGTGTAGAATTCTTGAAAAAAGACAACATTCTGGATGCAGAAGGTATCAAGAAGATTACTGAATTAACGGCAGCTCAAAACATCAAGGCCAACTTGATCACACGCGATGAAGAAAAAACCATTCGCAAGCAAGATGTAGAAGCGCGTGAAGCCATCCTTGAACTGGACAAACAACTGGCAGAAAAAGAAGAGCAACAAAAACGTGAGATTGCAAACATAAAATCTCGTGAGGAAGCAGAAACCCTAAAAGTCTCTGAAGAAGAACGACTCAAATCAGAAACTGCTCGTATAGCAACTGAGGAAAAAGTAAAAATTGCCGAAGAGAACATGCAGCGTCAGATTATCGTGGCAGAAAAGAACAAGCAACGTACCGATGCTGTAGAAACTGAGCGTGTAGAAAAAGACCGATTACTAGAAGCCACAGAACGTGAAAGAGTGGTTACTCTAGCTCAAATTGAGAAAGAAAAGGTAGTTGAGGTTGAGAAGAAGAACATTCAGGATGTTATTAGAGATCGAGTAGTTCTTGAAAAAGGAGTGGTAGAAGAGCAGGAAAACATGAAAGACATTGAGGCTTTCAAATCTGCAGATCGTGCAAAACAAGTGGCTATCACTAATGCAGAGGCCAAAGCGCAGGACGAGTTAATAAGAATCACCATTGCTGCAGAGGCTTCTAAACAAGCAGCTATTCAAAAAGCAGAAGAAATTAATATCGAAGCACTAGCTCACAAAGAAGCCAGTGAAAAAGAGGCAGATGCCCGTAAGATTCTTGCTGAGGCGCAAGCTAAAGAAGAAGCTACTGTAGGTCTTTCTGAAGCACAAGTAATGCATGCAAAAGCAGAGGCTAGCGAGCGTCAAGGAATTGTAGATGCACTCATCATCCAGAAAAAAGCAGAAGCCGAAGCAAGCGGAATTACCGCCAAAGCTGCTGCAAAACGTCAAGATGGACTCGCAGAGGCAGA is from Nonlabens sp. YIK11 and encodes:
- a CDS encoding SPFH domain-containing protein; translated protein: MDGILGIIVTGLGILLFLVIVYFAIIAMFYKKVHQGQALVRTGFGGTKVATDKGLYVVPVFHRVETMDISVKKIQIERMGVEGLICKDNMRADIKVAFFVRVNNEVEYIKKVAQTIGVQRASRIETLEDLFEAKFSEALKTVGKKFQFIDLYEARREFRDEIVDIIGTDLNGYTLEDCAIDFLEQTSVEFLKKDNILDAEGIKKITELTAAQNIKANLITRDEEKTIRKQDVEAREAILELDKQLAEKEEQQKREIANIKSREEAETLKVSEEERLKSETARIATEEKVKIAEENMQRQIIVAEKNKQRTDAVETERVEKDRLLEATERERVVTLAQIEKEKVVEVEKKNIQDVIRDRVVLEKGVVEEQENMKDIEAFKSADRAKQVAITNAEAKAQDELIRITIAAEASKQAAIQKAEEINIEALAHKEASEKEADARKILAEAQAKEEATVGLSEAQVMHAKAEASERQGIVDALIIQKKAEAEASGITAKAAAKRQDGLAEAEVIKEKALADAAGIEEKANAMKKLDGVGKDHEEFKLRLDKELQVDLAQINIQKDIADAQAQVIGDALKAAKIDIVGGETMFFEQIIGQITKAKGYDRLVKHSETVSEVKDAILGSDDVKGNLLDKVKDFADRYDISSEDIKNLTIANLLIDLQARVDNNEDQNMLTNLMNLAKGMGLSNKKLGNI
- a CDS encoding OB-fold-containig protein, producing MENYFNILFSEVNITLTVLLLILIIYWIFTMISGIDLDLDIDVDIDVDADLDMDFDSIEGGNLDFEDVANAEVDREHVVNKRTRQLKWWQIILIYFNFVGLPFMFTFTFWIFIWWLMSVLTTAVTGSYDNIFGFIIVLVAILPALFVTKVVTTPFKAFFKNLNKDGDKAVDFLGRSAILMSSISGDKLGNAEVLADGNPMSIYVKSLDGSELRFRESVLIIKQSDDKNYFLVSKA